One Lagenorhynchus albirostris chromosome 8, mLagAlb1.1, whole genome shotgun sequence genomic region harbors:
- the GPR85 gene encoding probable G-protein coupled receptor 85 encodes MANYSHAADNILQNLSPLTAFLKLTSLGFIIGVSVVGNLLISILLVKDKTLHRAPYYFLLDLCCSDILRSAICFPFVFNSVKNGSTWTYGTLTCKVIAFLGVLSCFHTAFMLFCISVTRYLAIAHHRFYTKRLTFWTCLAVICMVWTLSVAMAFPPVLDVGTYSFIREEDQCTFQHRSFRANDSLGFMLLLALILLATQLVYLKLIFFVHDRRKMKPVQFVAAVSQNWTFHGPGASGQAAANWLAGFGRGPTPPTLLGIRQNANTTSRRRLLVLDEFKMEKRISRMFYIMTFLFLTLWGPYLVACYWRVFARGPVVPGGFLTAAVWMSFAQAGINPFVCIFSNRELRRCFSTTLLYCRKSRLPREPYCVI; translated from the coding sequence ATGGCGAACTATAGCCATGCAGCTGACAACATTTTGCAAAATCTCTCTCCTCTAACAGCCTTTCTGAAACTGACTTCCTTGGGTTTCATAATAGGAGTCAGCGTGGTGGGCAACCTTCTGATCTCCATTTTGCTAGTGAAAGATAAGACCTTGCATAGAGCACCTTACTACTTCCTGTTGGATCTCTGCTGTTCAGATATCCTCAGATCTGCAATTTGTTTCCCATTTGTATTCAACTCTGTCAAAAATGGCTCTACCTGGACTTATGGGACTCTGACTTGCAAAGTGATTGCCTTTCTGGGGGTTTTGTCCTGTTTCCACACGGCTTTCATGCTCTTCTGTATCAGTGTCACCAGATACTTAGCTATTGCCCATCACCGCTTCTATACAAAGAGGCTGACCTTTTGGACGTGTCTGGCTGTGATCTGCATGGTGTGGACTCTGTCTGTGGCCATGGCATTCCCCCCAGTTCTGGATGTGGGCACTTACTCATTCATTAGGGAAGAAGATCAATGTACCTTCCAACACCGCTCCTTCAGGGCTAATGATTCCTTAGGATTTATGCTGCTCCTTGCCCTCATCCTCCTAGCTACACAGCTTGTCTACCTCAAGCTGATATTTTTTGTCCACGACCGAAGGAAAATGAAGCCAGTCCAGTTTGTAGCAGCAGTCAGCCAGAACTGGACTTTCCATGGCCCTGGAGCCAGTGGCCAGGCAGCTGCCAATTGGCTAGCAGGATTTGGAAGGGGTCCCACACCACCCACCTTGCTGGGCATCAGGCAAAATGCAAACACCACGAGCAGAAGAAGGCTATTGGTCTTAGATGAGttcaaaatggagaaaagaatcaGCAGAATGTTCTATATAATGACTTTTCTCTTCTTAACCTTGTGGGGCCCCTACCTGGTGGCCTGTTACTGGAGAGTTTTTGCAAGAGGGCCTGTAGTACCAGGGGGATTTCTAACAGCTGCTGTCTGGATGAGTTTTGCCCAAGCAGGAATCAATCCTTTTGTCTGCATTTTCTCCAACAGGGAGCTGAGGCGCTGTTTCAGCACAACCCTTCTTTACTGCAGAAAATCCAGGTTACCAAGGGAACCTTACTGTGTTATATGA